A stretch of Campylobacter showae DNA encodes these proteins:
- a CDS encoding molybdopterin-dependent oxidoreductase, which yields MNLQRRNVLKGGAALAAAPLFSSVTASNLLGAELNTANVRNGEVLTAAHWGMLKVSVKDGKIVKSEPFQKTSEVYNPLQHYTADMVYKSRIKYPMVRKSYLENPDSPKPELRGKDGWVRVRYEDAIKLVARELKKTRKQKGLEGVFAGSYGWKSSGNVHNSRILLHRFMNLSGGFVGSLGDYSTGASQIIMPHVVGSIEVYEQQTSWPVVLENSKVVVIWGANPMATLRIAWTSTDEQGFKYFEELKKRSDIKVIIIDPIRSETAQYFDKAEWIAPVPNTDTAMMLGMMHYLYESGKYDKNFIETYTSGFDKFLPYLLGKTDGTPKNLEWASKICGLKASLIKELADTFAANRTMIMSGWGMQRAHHGEQPHWAMVTLAAMLGQIGLPGGGFGLSYHYSNGGAPTCKGAVIGGVNSASVGKFNDEGEFIGTDSGEFDANGRFVAKAAAVAGTGQSWLQKATNYAFPVARIADALLNPGKVIDHNGKKITYPDIDFIYWVGGNPLAHHQETNRLLEAWRKPRTVVVNEAYWTPTAKMADIVFPTTTAYERNDVTMTGDYSNMNIVPMKQVVEKYGEARDDYQIFTDLCKAYAKNLVVAYTDNGKDEFDWIKEYYGAAYEQVKAIPDFETDMKPFEEFWNENKPVTFASTPESDTWVRFGEFREDPVLNPLGTPSGLIEIYSETIEKMGYDDCGAHPMWYEPIEWLGMKDKPAELHMLSPHPTDRLHSQLNQTSLRENYAIANREPIWIHPKDAAKKGIKTGDLVRVFNARGEVLAGAYVTQDIKEGVVKLAEGVWYDGFDAGLCKNGSPNVLTIDIPTSKLANGNISHTALVNIEKFTGKVPELTAFSDPKFV from the coding sequence ATGAACCTACAAAGACGAAATGTATTAAAGGGCGGAGCGGCGCTTGCGGCGGCTCCTTTGTTTTCTAGCGTAACGGCGTCAAATTTGCTCGGCGCCGAGCTAAATACGGCAAACGTGCGTAACGGCGAGGTGCTAACGGCCGCTCACTGGGGTATGCTAAAAGTTAGCGTCAAAGACGGCAAGATCGTAAAATCAGAGCCATTTCAAAAAACGAGCGAAGTGTATAATCCGTTGCAACACTACACCGCCGATATGGTCTATAAATCACGCATAAAATACCCTATGGTGCGCAAAAGCTACCTAGAAAATCCGGACTCGCCAAAACCTGAGCTAAGAGGTAAAGACGGATGGGTGCGCGTACGCTACGAAGATGCGATAAAACTAGTGGCTAGAGAGCTAAAAAAGACTAGAAAGCAAAAGGGGCTAGAGGGCGTGTTTGCGGGTAGCTACGGCTGGAAATCAAGCGGCAACGTGCACAACTCGCGAATTTTACTTCATAGATTTATGAACCTTAGCGGCGGATTCGTCGGGTCGCTAGGTGACTACTCGACGGGCGCTAGCCAGATCATCATGCCTCACGTCGTGGGTAGCATCGAGGTTTACGAGCAGCAAACCAGCTGGCCTGTGGTACTAGAAAACTCAAAAGTAGTCGTCATCTGGGGCGCAAATCCTATGGCAACCCTTCGTATAGCGTGGACTAGCACCGACGAACAGGGCTTTAAGTACTTTGAAGAACTAAAAAAACGCAGCGACATAAAGGTCATAATAATCGACCCTATAAGAAGCGAAACGGCGCAGTACTTTGATAAGGCCGAGTGGATCGCTCCGGTGCCAAACACCGACACTGCGATGATGCTAGGCATGATGCACTACCTATACGAGAGCGGTAAATACGATAAAAACTTCATCGAGACCTATACGAGCGGCTTTGATAAGTTCTTGCCGTATCTGCTCGGTAAAACCGACGGCACGCCTAAAAATTTAGAGTGGGCGAGCAAAATTTGCGGCCTAAAAGCAAGCCTCATAAAAGAGCTAGCAGATACCTTCGCCGCTAACCGTACGATGATAATGAGCGGTTGGGGTATGCAGCGCGCGCATCACGGCGAGCAGCCGCACTGGGCGATGGTGACATTGGCGGCGATGCTAGGACAGATCGGACTTCCCGGCGGAGGTTTTGGCCTTAGCTACCACTACTCAAACGGCGGCGCTCCGACTTGCAAAGGCGCGGTAATCGGCGGCGTAAATAGCGCAAGCGTGGGTAAATTTAACGACGAGGGCGAGTTTATCGGTACCGATAGCGGAGAATTTGACGCAAACGGCCGCTTCGTAGCTAAAGCCGCGGCGGTTGCGGGTACTGGTCAAAGCTGGCTACAAAAGGCGACAAACTATGCATTCCCGGTCGCTCGTATAGCAGACGCTCTGCTAAATCCTGGCAAAGTGATCGATCACAACGGCAAGAAAATCACGTATCCTGATATCGACTTTATCTACTGGGTCGGCGGCAATCCTTTAGCCCACCATCAAGAAACCAACCGCCTACTAGAAGCGTGGCGCAAACCTCGCACGGTAGTCGTAAACGAGGCCTACTGGACGCCGACTGCTAAGATGGCTGATATCGTATTTCCAACCACTACCGCATACGAGCGCAACGACGTCACGATGACGGGCGACTACTCAAACATGAACATCGTGCCGATGAAGCAAGTCGTGGAAAAATACGGCGAAGCACGCGATGATTATCAAATTTTTACCGATCTTTGCAAGGCGTACGCTAAAAATTTAGTCGTAGCCTACACCGATAACGGCAAGGATGAATTTGACTGGATCAAGGAGTACTACGGCGCGGCGTACGAGCAGGTCAAGGCTATACCTGATTTTGAAACCGATATGAAGCCGTTTGAGGAGTTTTGGAACGAAAATAAGCCGGTAACTTTTGCCTCGACGCCTGAGAGCGATACGTGGGTAAGATTTGGCGAGTTTAGAGAGGATCCGGTGCTAAATCCGCTAGGAACGCCAAGCGGCCTAATCGAAATTTACTCCGAAACCATCGAGAAAATGGGCTATGACGACTGCGGCGCGCATCCGATGTGGTATGAGCCGATCGAGTGGCTAGGTATGAAAGATAAACCAGCCGAGCTACACATGCTAAGCCCGCATCCGACCGATCGCCTCCACTCGCAGCTAAACCAAACCTCTCTACGCGAAAACTACGCGATAGCAAACCGCGAGCCGATCTGGATACACCCTAAAGACGCCGCGAAAAAAGGTATCAAAACGGGCGATTTGGTTAGGGTATTTAACGCACGCGGCGAAGTGCTAGCGGGCGCATACGTGACGCAAGATATCAAAGAGGGCGTAGTTAAGCTTGCTGAGGGCGTATGGTACGACGGATTTGACGCGGGTCTTTGCAAAAACGGCTCGCCAAACGTGCTAACTATAGATATCCCGACTAGTAAGCTAGCTAACGGCAACATCAGCCACACCGCGCTCGTAAATATCGAGAAATTTACAGGTAAGGTGCCTGAGCTAACGGCGTTTAGCGATCCGAAATTCGTCTAA
- a CDS encoding Dyp-type peroxidase — MQINSQEVTQAPGNNTVFQTWLLSGDENACKKGFERLCALVVNLNKTAKVRFGAEANVNCVIAVGRDAWLKLGLPQPLPKELVNFKAIKGDKHEAVSTAGDIHVHIRALDAADCFDMAQNVKAELFKFAKLADETQGFKYHDGRAIIGFVDGTENPNGEDRDFFAKVGDEDVKFRGGSYVFVQKYKHKMREWNATSVSEQEKVIGRTKADDIEMSEDEKPSNSHSAAANVGDDKKVVRGNMPFVEGSMTGTYFIAYASTFSTVEAMLNKMFIGEPRGNSDRLLDFSTPVTGALFFAPTFDILSSYSAE; from the coding sequence ATGCAAATAAATTCGCAAGAAGTAACGCAGGCGCCGGGCAATAACACCGTCTTTCAAACTTGGCTGTTAAGCGGCGACGAAAACGCCTGTAAAAAAGGCTTTGAGAGGCTTTGCGCTTTGGTCGTAAATTTAAACAAAACGGCCAAAGTAAGGTTTGGTGCGGAGGCGAACGTAAACTGCGTTATCGCCGTCGGACGCGACGCGTGGCTAAAACTAGGACTCCCGCAACCGCTACCAAAAGAGCTTGTAAATTTTAAAGCGATAAAAGGCGACAAGCACGAAGCCGTGAGCACCGCGGGCGATATCCACGTGCATATTAGGGCGCTTGATGCTGCCGACTGCTTTGATATGGCGCAAAATGTAAAGGCCGAACTTTTTAAATTTGCCAAGCTCGCAGACGAAACTCAGGGATTTAAGTATCACGACGGCAGGGCTATCATCGGCTTTGTAGACGGTACGGAAAATCCAAACGGCGAAGATAGGGACTTTTTTGCCAAAGTCGGCGACGAGGACGTGAAATTTAGGGGCGGAAGCTATGTGTTTGTACAAAAATATAAACACAAAATGAGAGAGTGGAATGCAACTAGCGTGAGCGAGCAAGAAAAGGTCATCGGCCGCACGAAAGCAGACGACATCGAGATGAGCGAGGATGAAAAGCCTAGCAACTCGCACTCCGCCGCGGCAAACGTAGGAGATGATAAAAAAGTCGTTCGCGGAAATATGCCTTTTGTCGAGGGAAGCATGACGGGAACGTACTTTATCGCATACGCTAGCACGTTTTCGACGGTTGAAGCGATGTTAAATAAGATGTTTATCGGCGAGCCGCGCGGTAACTCTGATAGGTTGCTTGATTTTAGTACGCCGGTCACCGGAGCGCTCTTTTTCGCGCCTACTTTTGATATACTCTCAAGCTATAGCGCGGAGTAG
- a CDS encoding response regulator transcription factor, which produces MYSKIKNILNGVNLLIVEDDESLRESIKISVESYVSEVYACANAKEALEVFEAKDVNLVLSDINMPHMNGLEMAARIRGLDKDVPIIFLTAYGNDENVLSAIELGSFGVLKKPFEKRDLIMQMSFAANKFKNDFAEVDLKNGFKFNAFSRQLTKDGRPVALTKKEQNLLHLFLKNQGRVVSFEMIESYVWQEGSCTADAIRSFVYKLRKKLYPELIQNAQGSGYALILGEQNQRTVSQTSYI; this is translated from the coding sequence GTGTATAGCAAAATAAAAAATATCTTAAACGGCGTAAATTTGCTCATCGTCGAGGACGACGAGAGCCTGCGCGAAAGCATCAAAATATCGGTCGAAAGCTACGTGAGCGAGGTTTACGCCTGCGCAAACGCAAAAGAGGCGCTGGAAGTTTTTGAAGCAAAGGACGTAAATTTGGTGCTTTCTGATATCAACATGCCGCACATGAACGGTCTTGAGATGGCGGCTCGTATAAGGGGGCTGGATAAAGACGTGCCTATTATATTTCTTACTGCATACGGTAACGACGAGAACGTGCTTAGCGCGATAGAGCTGGGTAGCTTTGGCGTGCTAAAAAAGCCGTTTGAAAAGCGCGATCTAATCATGCAAATGAGCTTTGCGGCGAATAAATTTAAAAACGATTTTGCGGAGGTTGATCTAAAAAACGGCTTTAAATTTAACGCCTTTAGCAGGCAGCTAACAAAGGACGGCCGGCCCGTGGCGCTAACGAAAAAAGAGCAAAATTTACTACATCTTTTCCTAAAAAATCAAGGCCGCGTCGTGAGCTTTGAGATGATCGAGTCGTACGTCTGGCAGGAGGGTAGTTGCACGGCCGACGCGATACGAAGCTTTGTGTATAAACTACGCAAAAAACTCTACCCCGAACTCATCCAAAACGCGCAAGGTAGCGGATATGCGCTTATCTTGGGCGAACAAAATCAACGAACCGTGAGTCAAACGAGCTATATCTGA
- a CDS encoding PAS domain-containing sensor histidine kinase: protein MTSRATKSNASGPSEVARAFAKTLNLGLLYADKKGVIKFINKKFERIFALAPKIFYGAKFDDMIAAAQGLDELKSFKNLKNSPLNSSDFIVKKGEKSFRLNVSNVLEGGVKFDGFILAVTDVTHEKELEKKELEQRRSVLVHAKTALVGEMINSISHQQRQPLSALGLYLDNIEECASEGEFERISAQIAACKKSLRLMDETIKAFRNFYASGEGAAKFDLVNIINELILIVRPELNSHGIELKFAHESGKYELKSVASYVRQILLSLLSNAKDALVESGRDTPQILIELKREGGLFCVSVSDNGGGVKADRDEIFEPFFTTKNIGTGTGLNVARELAVKKLGGSLELESAVNPTKFTLFLGEI from the coding sequence TTGACATCGCGGGCTACAAAGAGTAACGCAAGCGGGCCTAGCGAGGTAGCGCGGGCATTTGCCAAGACGCTAAATTTGGGGCTTTTGTACGCGGATAAAAAGGGCGTCATAAAATTTATAAATAAAAAATTCGAGCGTATTTTTGCTCTAGCGCCAAAAATTTTTTACGGAGCGAAATTTGACGATATGATCGCTGCGGCGCAGGGACTTGACGAGCTAAAGAGCTTTAAAAATCTCAAAAATAGCCCGCTAAACTCGAGCGATTTTATCGTAAAAAAAGGCGAAAAAAGTTTCAGGCTAAACGTCTCGAACGTACTTGAGGGCGGGGTGAAATTTGACGGATTTATCCTCGCGGTCACCGACGTCACGCACGAAAAAGAGCTCGAAAAAAAGGAGCTTGAGCAAAGGCGCTCGGTGCTGGTGCACGCTAAAACCGCGCTGGTAGGCGAGATGATAAACTCCATCTCGCATCAGCAGCGCCAACCTCTAAGCGCGCTGGGGCTATATCTAGATAACATCGAGGAGTGCGCGAGCGAGGGCGAATTTGAGCGCATATCGGCTCAAATCGCAGCCTGCAAAAAGAGCCTAAGGCTCATGGATGAAACGATAAAGGCGTTTAGAAATTTTTACGCCAGCGGCGAAGGAGCGGCGAAATTTGATCTCGTTAATATCATAAACGAGCTTATTTTGATAGTGCGGCCCGAGCTAAACTCTCACGGTATCGAGCTAAAATTTGCTCACGAGAGCGGAAAATACGAGCTAAAAAGCGTCGCTAGCTACGTGAGGCAGATCTTGCTATCCTTACTCTCAAACGCCAAGGACGCGCTAGTTGAAAGCGGACGTGATACGCCGCAAATTTTAATCGAGCTAAAGAGAGAGGGCGGGCTATTTTGCGTGAGCGTGAGCGATAACGGCGGCGGGGTTAAGGCGGATAGAGATGAGATTTTCGAACCGTTTTTTACGACGAAAAATATAGGTACGGGCACGGGGCTAAACGTAGCTAGGGAACTCGCCGTAAAAAAGCTAGGCGGCTCGCTGGAGCTTGAAAGTGCCGTAAATCCGACTAAATTTACGCTATTTTTAGGCGAAATTTAG
- a CDS encoding bifunctional 3,4-dihydroxy-2-butanone 4-phosphate synthase/GTP cyclohydrolase II, with the protein MDRVEQAINDIKNGKMVVMVDDEDRENEGDLVFAATFSDTQKVNFAITHAKGVLCLALNEEIARRLDLNLMVDKNTSCHETAFTVTIDARNTTTGVSAYERDVTIRLAADPMSKPEDFVRPGHIFPLIAKKGGVLSRTGHTEGSVDLCKYAGLTQAAAICEIVKEDGNMARRPDLEAFCEKFGLNMVSVSELVQYRLKHESLIEIKEKTAAKIAGFDALKCEILDHKGERHYAFVFGEIKDKTAVKFHQISSDVELLCSDKFDDLRGSLEYLAKNGGVAVFLQGEEKCGGQVKDYGIGAQILHKLGVSRIELLSANKNKDFVALKGFGLDIAGYKE; encoded by the coding sequence ATGGATAGAGTAGAGCAGGCCATAAACGACATCAAAAACGGTAAAATGGTCGTAATGGTCGACGATGAGGATCGCGAAAACGAGGGTGATCTGGTATTTGCGGCGACCTTTAGCGACACGCAAAAGGTAAATTTCGCCATAACTCACGCAAAAGGCGTGCTGTGCCTCGCGCTAAACGAGGAGATCGCGCGTCGCCTCGATCTAAATTTGATGGTAGATAAAAACACATCCTGCCACGAGACGGCGTTTACAGTAACGATCGACGCTAGAAACACGACGACGGGCGTGAGCGCATACGAGCGCGACGTCACGATCCGCCTAGCCGCCGATCCGATGTCAAAGCCCGAGGATTTCGTGCGCCCGGGACATATCTTCCCGCTCATCGCTAAAAAAGGCGGCGTGCTAAGCCGCACCGGGCACACCGAAGGGTCGGTCGATCTATGTAAATACGCAGGCCTAACGCAAGCAGCCGCCATCTGCGAGATCGTAAAAGAGGACGGAAATATGGCTCGTAGACCCGATTTAGAGGCATTTTGCGAGAAATTTGGACTAAATATGGTCTCTGTCTCAGAGCTAGTGCAGTACCGTCTAAAACACGAAAGCCTAATCGAGATAAAAGAAAAAACCGCGGCTAAGATAGCAGGCTTTGACGCGCTAAAATGCGAGATCCTAGATCACAAGGGCGAGCGTCACTACGCCTTTGTTTTTGGCGAGATAAAAGACAAAACCGCAGTCAAATTTCATCAAATTTCAAGCGACGTGGAGCTGCTTTGCTCGGATAAATTTGACGACTTGCGCGGCTCGCTTGAGTATCTAGCTAAAAACGGCGGAGTCGCGGTGTTTTTACAAGGCGAAGAGAAGTGCGGCGGACAGGTCAAGGACTACGGCATCGGGGCGCAAATTTTACACAAACTAGGCGTCAGCCGTATCGAGCTTTTAAGCGCAAATAAAAACAAAGATTTCGTTGCATTAAAGGGCTTTGGGCTTGACATCGCGGGCTACAAAGAGTAA
- a CDS encoding MOSC domain-containing protein yields the protein MAFVKALLIGKARQYGSVAATDELGKAWRSAIFKNAQTDEIYANELGFEGDEVADTKHHGGVNKAVFANSLENYPAWETYLGLKNLPLGAMGENLTVSGLDETSVNVGDVHKIGSLVLQVTQPRKPCFKLAKRWGNANLAKEIFATGLTGWYYKVLENGSCKAGYEVEILQKNENALSVMQINKLFLNPSENLDLLPKFRALEALPASWQDDINRRLNGSYSTAFMEKL from the coding sequence ATGGCATTCGTAAAAGCGCTTTTGATAGGTAAAGCAAGGCAGTACGGCAGCGTGGCGGCTACGGACGAGCTGGGCAAGGCGTGGCGCTCGGCAATATTTAAAAATGCGCAAACGGACGAAATCTACGCGAACGAGCTTGGCTTTGAAGGTGACGAGGTGGCCGATACCAAGCATCACGGCGGCGTAAATAAAGCCGTGTTTGCAAATTCGCTAGAAAACTATCCCGCGTGGGAAACTTATCTTGGGCTTAAAAATTTGCCGTTAGGCGCGATGGGCGAAAATTTGACCGTTAGCGGACTAGATGAAACTAGCGTAAACGTGGGCGACGTGCATAAAATCGGCTCGCTGGTGCTACAAGTAACCCAGCCTAGAAAACCGTGCTTTAAGCTTGCAAAACGCTGGGGAAATGCAAATTTGGCTAAAGAAATTTTTGCCACGGGATTAACCGGCTGGTACTACAAGGTGCTTGAAAACGGGTCGTGCAAGGCCGGCTACGAGGTGGAAATCCTGCAAAAAAACGAAAATGCTCTAAGCGTAATGCAGATAAATAAACTGTTTTTAAATCCGAGCGAAAATTTGGATTTGTTGCCTAAATTTAGAGCGTTAGAAGCGCTGCCTGCTAGCTGGCAGGACGATATAAACAGACGCTTAAACGGCTCATATAGCACGGCTTTTATGGAAAAACTTTGA
- a CDS encoding DUF4230 domain-containing protein, producing the protein MIDVTSFILAILLAVCVFMIFRFNKALKTAQKPATTQIGTEISQLKSIGELSVFQVYSKEIVTKTDHAFGSFGKEYLRWLVSEKKLSMIFEFEINFIYDLTSPRLEIVNVANEEYLIKMPPCKYKFSIANMKFYDEKNGKFIPFLLPDSLNGFFGSSFSEEDKNRLIEEARAEVEKMSVRLINQLQSKIHKSARDTLEAIAKSFGARAVRFEFNDEGEQVRLNLQNVA; encoded by the coding sequence ATGATAGATGTTACGAGCTTTATTTTAGCGATTTTACTGGCGGTTTGCGTATTTATGATTTTTAGATTTAACAAAGCCTTAAAAACCGCGCAAAAGCCTGCGACAACGCAGATTGGCACCGAGATATCGCAGCTAAAATCCATCGGCGAGCTATCTGTTTTTCAGGTCTATAGCAAAGAGATCGTGACTAAGACCGACCACGCGTTCGGTAGCTTTGGCAAGGAGTATCTGCGCTGGCTGGTGAGCGAGAAAAAGCTCTCGATGATATTTGAGTTTGAGATAAATTTCATCTACGACCTAACGAGCCCGCGCCTAGAGATTGTAAACGTCGCGAACGAGGAGTATCTTATCAAGATGCCGCCTTGCAAATACAAATTTTCAATCGCGAATATGAAATTTTACGACGAGAAAAACGGTAAATTTATCCCGTTTTTGCTGCCTGATTCGCTAAACGGATTTTTCGGTAGCAGCTTTAGCGAGGAGGATAAAAACAGGCTCATCGAGGAGGCGCGCGCCGAGGTCGAAAAGATGTCCGTGCGCCTGATAAATCAGCTACAGTCCAAGATCCACAAATCCGCGCGCGATACGCTAGAGGCGATCGCAAAGAGCTTCGGGGCTAGGGCGGTGAGATTTGAGTTTAACGACGAGGGCGAGCAGGTCAGGCTAAATCTGCAAAACGTGGCGTGA
- the ilvA gene encoding threonine ammonia-lyase, translating into MISLNKIIQAKRTISGFVYKTPFAYSAKLSLASGALIYLKEENLQRTGAYKIRGAYNKIANLSAQERKKGVVAASAGNHAQGVAISAREFKTPATIVMPESTPLLKVLGTKDLGAEVILKGDNFDEAYAYAVEYAKQQGMSFIHPFDDEYVMAGQGTVGLEMLDDLAELETIIVPVGGGGLISGISSCVKQVNPDIRVVAVSAKGAPAMFNSFSAKKSINSKTVRTIADGIAVRDASETTLANILECVDEFVQVDDEEIANAILFLLETQKIVVEGAGAVGVASILHNKVKFKAGERIGIVLSGGNIDVQMLNVIIEKGLIKSHRKMALQITLIDKPGALMSLTDSLKIASANIVKIDYDRFSTSLEYGDANITITLETKGKDHQELIKKVLREHDFKFIQVF; encoded by the coding sequence ATGATCTCTCTAAATAAAATAATCCAAGCCAAGCGCACGATAAGCGGCTTTGTGTACAAGACGCCGTTTGCCTACAGCGCAAAACTAAGCCTCGCCAGCGGCGCGCTCATCTACCTAAAAGAAGAAAACCTCCAGCGCACCGGCGCATACAAGATCCGCGGCGCGTATAATAAAATCGCAAATTTAAGCGCGCAGGAGCGTAAAAAAGGCGTCGTCGCGGCAAGTGCGGGCAATCACGCCCAGGGTGTGGCTATTTCAGCGCGCGAGTTTAAGACGCCAGCCACCATCGTGATGCCCGAGTCCACGCCGCTTTTAAAGGTGCTAGGCACTAAAGATCTAGGCGCCGAGGTTATCCTAAAGGGCGATAACTTCGACGAGGCCTACGCCTACGCCGTCGAGTATGCCAAGCAGCAGGGCATGAGCTTTATTCATCCATTTGACGACGAGTACGTGATGGCCGGGCAGGGCACGGTCGGGCTAGAGATGCTTGATGATCTGGCTGAGCTTGAAACCATCATCGTGCCGGTTGGCGGCGGCGGGCTAATCAGCGGCATATCAAGCTGCGTAAAACAGGTGAATCCCGACATCCGCGTGGTTGCCGTGAGCGCAAAGGGCGCGCCTGCGATGTTTAACAGCTTTAGCGCTAAAAAAAGCATAAACTCAAAAACCGTGCGCACTATCGCCGACGGTATCGCGGTTCGCGACGCGAGCGAGACGACTCTGGCAAATATCCTAGAGTGCGTGGATGAGTTCGTGCAGGTCGATGACGAGGAGATCGCAAATGCGATTTTGTTCCTACTCGAGACGCAAAAGATCGTGGTCGAGGGCGCGGGCGCGGTCGGCGTCGCTAGTATCTTGCACAACAAGGTCAAATTTAAGGCCGGCGAGCGCATCGGCATCGTGCTAAGCGGCGGAAATATCGACGTGCAGATGCTAAACGTCATCATCGAAAAAGGTCTTATAAAATCGCACCGCAAGATGGCGCTGCAAATCACGCTTATCGACAAACCGGGCGCGCTCATGAGCCTAACCGATAGCTTAAAGATCGCTAGCGCCAATATCGTAAAGATCGACTACGACCGCTTCTCTACGAGCCTAGAGTACGGCGACGCTAATATCACTATCACTTTAGAAACCAAGGGTAAAGACCACCAAGAGCTCATCAAAAAAGTGCTCAGAGAGCATGATTTTAAATTTATTCAGGTGTTTTAG
- a CDS encoding CoA-binding protein, whose translation MPSDLGQILSDAKNIAVVGLSPDESKPSNEVAKFLIKRGFNVFPVYPKFDEILGRKVYRNLMEIDQDIDVAVMFRKGEFASELVKDTVKKCVKTLWLQLGITNDAAGAIARENGINFVQDRCIKIELKRLD comes from the coding sequence ATGCCTAGCGATCTAGGGCAAATTTTATCCGACGCTAAAAATATCGCGGTCGTGGGCCTTAGTCCAGACGAGAGCAAGCCTAGCAACGAGGTTGCGAAATTTCTCATCAAGCGCGGATTTAACGTATTTCCTGTTTATCCAAAATTTGATGAAATTTTAGGACGCAAGGTCTATAGAAATTTGATGGAAATAGACCAAGATATAGACGTCGCAGTGATGTTTAGAAAAGGCGAATTTGCTAGCGAGCTAGTAAAGGACACCGTCAAAAAATGCGTAAAAACGCTGTGGTTGCAGCTTGGTATAACAAACGATGCGGCGGGAGCGATCGCGCGCGAAAACGGGATAAATTTCGTGCAGGATAGGTGCATAAAAATCGAGCTAAAAAGGCTTGACTAG
- the trmA gene encoding tRNA (uridine(54)-C5)-methyltransferase TrmA, giving the protein MPDKFCKFLGECGSCTLDMPYEEQVKFKTDFIRREFEPFYSGEFEFFASQSAAYRTRAEFGIWHDIWHSAVDLAYTMHGAKTKRIMIDECPKVAAPIANLMPRLLEALAKNQILKERLFGAEFISCASGILATLLYHKRLGEAEQSEIESLALKFADLRVTIAARAKGQKLLSGELNLQDSLNIGGKIYKFTFGDGAFIQPNTAVNEKMIAWAKRCVERGADLLELYCGHGNFTVPMSEKFKRVLATEISKSSIANALKNCELNGVNNIEFLRMSAEELMSAFRREREFNRLRELDIFSYDFSHVLVDPPRAGLDESVINFIKNYENIIYISCSPQSLKRDLTQLAATHEAVKFAVFDQFANTTHIECGVLLKGKNA; this is encoded by the coding sequence TTGCCCGATAAGTTTTGCAAATTTTTAGGAGAATGCGGTAGTTGCACTCTTGATATGCCTTACGAGGAACAGGTTAAATTTAAAACTGATTTTATAAGGCGCGAATTTGAGCCATTTTATAGCGGCGAATTTGAGTTTTTCGCCTCGCAGAGTGCTGCTTACCGCACTAGGGCGGAGTTTGGAATTTGGCACGATATTTGGCATAGCGCGGTCGATCTAGCATACACGATGCACGGTGCCAAAACTAAGCGGATTATGATAGACGAATGCCCAAAAGTAGCCGCTCCTATCGCAAATTTGATGCCGCGTTTGCTTGAGGCGCTTGCGAAAAATCAAATTTTAAAAGAGAGGCTCTTTGGCGCTGAGTTTATCTCGTGCGCGAGCGGGATACTAGCGACGCTACTCTATCATAAGCGTCTGGGTGAAGCCGAGCAGAGTGAGATAGAAAGCCTAGCGCTCAAATTTGCCGATCTGAGAGTAACGATAGCCGCGAGAGCAAAGGGGCAAAAGCTACTAAGCGGCGAGCTAAATTTACAGGATAGCCTAAACATCGGCGGTAAAATTTACAAATTTACATTCGGCGACGGAGCTTTTATCCAGCCAAACACCGCCGTAAACGAAAAAATGATCGCATGGGCGAAGAGATGCGTAGAGCGCGGCGCGGATCTGCTTGAGCTTTACTGCGGGCACGGCAACTTCACCGTTCCGATGTCGGAAAAGTTTAAACGCGTTTTGGCAACCGAAATATCCAAAAGCTCAATCGCAAATGCGCTCAAAAACTGCGAGCTAAACGGCGTAAATAATATCGAATTTTTACGAATGAGCGCCGAGGAGCTGATGAGCGCGTTTAGGCGCGAGCGTGAGTTTAACCGTCTAAGAGAGCTTGATATCTTTAGCTACGATTTCTCGCACGTTTTGGTTGATCCGCCGCGCGCGGGGCTTGATGAGAGCGTGATAAATTTCATTAAAAACTACGAAAATATCATCTATATCTCCTGTTCGCCGCAGAGCCTAAAGCGCGATCTAACGCAGCTTGCCGCGACGCACGAGGCGGTCAAATTTGCCGTGTTTGATCAGTTTGCAAATACTACTCATATCGAGTGCGGCGTGCTTTTAAAGGGTAAAAATGCCTAG